One genomic region from Thermoanaerobaculia bacterium encodes:
- a CDS encoding response regulator, with protein MPRRFEVLVVEDDDDVREALLFLLEDEGVHAVGATDGRDALEKIENGLRPALILLDLMMPVMDGERFLRARKVDPGLAAIPVVVVSAMQRMRVDPVELDVDELIPKPVDPARVLETVRQYL; from the coding sequence ATGCCGCGGCGGTTCGAAGTGCTCGTGGTCGAGGACGATGACGATGTGCGCGAGGCTCTCCTCTTCCTCCTCGAAGACGAGGGCGTTCACGCGGTCGGCGCGACGGACGGCCGCGACGCTCTCGAGAAGATCGAGAACGGTTTGCGACCCGCCTTGATCCTCCTCGATCTCATGATGCCGGTGATGGACGGCGAGCGTTTCCTGCGCGCGCGAAAGGTCGATCCCGGCCTCGCCGCGATCCCGGTCGTGGTGGTCTCGGCGATGCAGCGCATGCGCGTCGACCCCGTGGAGCTCGACGTCGACGAGTTGATTCCGAAGCCGGTTGATCCTGCGCGGGTGCTGGAGACGGTCCGCCAGTACCTGTAG